CAAAAGTCGGCCTCACGTTCGCGTCGTCCTTGCGGGCCTTCCTGCGGCAAGATCCGGACGTGATCATGGTTGGCGAAATCCGGGACCTGGAAACCGCCGAAATCGCGATCAAAGCAGCACAGACGGGGCACTTGGTGTTATCCACACTGCACACCAACGATGCACCGAAAACCTTGGAGCGTCTGGTCAACATGGGCGTCCCTCCCTTTAATATCGCCGCCTCGGTGAACCTCATCATTGCGCAAAGGCTGGCCCGTCGTTTATGCAGCAACTGCAAAACACCGGCCGATCTACCGAGAGAAGCCCTGTTGGATGCCGGATTCCGGGAAGACGAGCTGGCGGAGGTCAATGTCCACGCCCCTAAAGGTTGCGACCAATGCACCGACGGATACAAGGGACGGGTAGGGATCTACCAAGTCATGCCCGTGTCGCGGGAGATCGGGCGAATCATCATGGAAGGTGGCAACTCTATGGATGTGGCGGCGCAAGCGGAGAAGGACGGCATTAACGACTTACGCCGTTCGGGTTTAAACAAAGTCCGCGATGGATTGACGAGTTTGGAAGAAGTTAACCGGGTAACCATCGATTAAGGCCGCAATTATGGCGAACCAATCAGTAAAAAATGCGACGTTTGCCTGGGAAGGCAAAAATAAAGCGGGCAAGGTAGTCAAGGGACAACAGTCCGGCCCCAGCGAAGCCGTGGTTAAAGCCATGCTTCGTCGCCAGGGCATCAACCCCACCTCCGTAAAGAAACAAAGCGCGCGCAGTGCACGAAGCAAAACCAAGAAGATCAAACCGGTGGAAATCGCCATTTTCTCCCGCCAGTTGGCGACCATGATGGCGGCCGGCGTGCCCTTGGTCCAGGCGTTCGACATCGTAGGCCGCGGGAACGACAATCCCGCCATGCAAGTACTGGTCATGGGCATCAAGACCGAAGTGGAAGGCGGAGCCTCCCTGGCCGAATCATTGGCCACCCAACCTCGCTACTTCGATGACCTGTACGTAAACTTGGTGGCCGCAGGAGAAAAATCCGGGACACTGGAAACTCTGCTCGACAAAATTGCCCTGTATAAGGAGAAATCGGAAGCGATCAAGGCGAAGGTCCGAAAGGCGATGACCTATCCGTCGATCGTACTCACGGTCGCTCTGGTCGTTACCGGTATCCTGCTCTATTTTGTGGTACCACAATTCGAAGGCTTGTTCGGCAGTTTCGGGGCCGATTTACCGGCTTTTACCAAAATGGTCATCTCGCTCTCGGAGTTCGTTCAGGCTTGGTGGTGGATCATCCTCGGCTCTATCGGCCTTATGTTTGCCACCATATCTTATTTCAACCGCACCTCGGCCACGTTCCGAAAGGGCCGCGACCGGCTTCTACTTCGCCTGCCCGTTATCGGTAAAATTTTTTATAAAGGGTCCATCGCCCGATTCGCACGGACCTTGTCCACCATGTTCGCAGCCGGCGTGCCGCTGGTTGAAGCCTTGGACTCGGTCAGCGGCGCCACTGGGAACATCATCTTTCAGGAAGCGGTGCAGAACATGCGTGAACAGGTAGCGACCGGGCAACAACTCCACATCACGATGCAAGCGAGCGGATTGTTTCCCAACATGGCCGTACAAATGATCGGAATCGGGGAAGAATCCGGTGCCTTGGACGACATGTCAGCGAAAGTCGCCGAATTTTACGAGGCGGAAGTCGATAACATGGTAGACAACCTAAGCACGCTGCTTGAACCAATGATTATGGCCATACTGGGTATCTTGGTGGGTGGACTGGTGACGGCCATGTACCTTCCCATATTTCAGATGGGTCAAGTCATTTAATGCCCGTCACGCCTTAAGGAGCCACAAGCGCCATGGAGTTGATCGCCGTATTGGAGGCCGAACCGGCTTTGTGGCTAACGACGACGCTCATTCTGGGTCTATTGGTCGGCAGTTTTCTCAACGTCGTCATTCTCCGGCTCCCACCCATGCTGGAATACCGCTGGCGTGAGAACTGTCGAGAATTTCTGCAACAGCCCGCGTCCGACAACGCGCCCCCCCCGGGTCTCGTGAGTCCGCGATCATGTTGTCCGAACTGTGGTCACAGCATCGGTGCCCTGGAAAATGTGCCAGTCCTTAGTTACATCGCGTTACAAGGCAAGTGCAAAGGCTGTCACGCGCCCATCAGTATCCGATACCCCGCCATCGAGCTACTCACCGGTGGTATTTCTTTGCTGGTGGCTTGGCATTTTGGCGTCAGCTGGGAAGCGATCGGCGCGCTCGGATTGAGCTGGGCGTTGATCGCTTTAAGCTTCATCGACATCGACCATCAACTATTGCCAGACTCCATCACACTGCCCGGTATCTGGGCAGGCCTGCTTTTCAGCCTGTTCGCTAAACTGAGCGACCCGATTTCCAGTATTCTCGGCGCGGTACTCGGGTATCTAGCTCTATGGTCGGTATACCAGCTTTTTCGCCTGCTGACGGGGAAAGAGGGTATGGGCTATGGCGACTTCAAGCTCCTGGCGATGATTGGCGCTTGGACGGGTTGGCAGGCATTACCCGGCACCATTCTGTTATCCTCCCTGGTTGGGGCCCTGTTGGGCGGTACAATGCTCCTGGTTGGCGATCGCGAACGGGAACAGCCGATTCCCTTTGGCCCCTATCTAGCAGTTGCCGGATGGCTCATGTTGGTGTGGGGCGAGCACATCAATACCGGCTACCTCCGGTTCGCCGGACTCGCGTGAGTCCGGGACAAGACCAGGCCTGGATGGGAAACACATGTTCATTGTC
The sequence above is a segment of the Pseudomonadota bacterium genome. Coding sequences within it:
- a CDS encoding type II secretion system F family protein; translated protein: MANQSVKNATFAWEGKNKAGKVVKGQQSGPSEAVVKAMLRRQGINPTSVKKQSARSARSKTKKIKPVEIAIFSRQLATMMAAGVPLVQAFDIVGRGNDNPAMQVLVMGIKTEVEGGASLAESLATQPRYFDDLYVNLVAAGEKSGTLETLLDKIALYKEKSEAIKAKVRKAMTYPSIVLTVALVVTGILLYFVVPQFEGLFGSFGADLPAFTKMVISLSEFVQAWWWIILGSIGLMFATISYFNRTSATFRKGRDRLLLRLPVIGKIFYKGSIARFARTLSTMFAAGVPLVEALDSVSGATGNIIFQEAVQNMREQVATGQQLHITMQASGLFPNMAVQMIGIGEESGALDDMSAKVAEFYEAEVDNMVDNLSTLLEPMIMAILGILVGGLVTAMYLPIFQMGQVI
- a CDS encoding A24 family peptidase, whose amino-acid sequence is MELIAVLEAEPALWLTTTLILGLLVGSFLNVVILRLPPMLEYRWRENCREFLQQPASDNAPPPGLVSPRSCCPNCGHSIGALENVPVLSYIALQGKCKGCHAPISIRYPAIELLTGGISLLVAWHFGVSWEAIGALGLSWALIALSFIDIDHQLLPDSITLPGIWAGLLFSLFAKLSDPISSILGAVLGYLALWSVYQLFRLLTGKEGMGYGDFKLLAMIGAWTGWQALPGTILLSSLVGALLGGTMLLVGDREREQPIPFGPYLAVAGWLMLVWGEHINTGYLRFAGLA
- a CDS encoding ATPase, T2SS/T4P/T4SS family; this translates as KVGLTFASSLRAFLRQDPDVIMVGEIRDLETAEIAIKAAQTGHLVLSTLHTNDAPKTLERLVNMGVPPFNIAASVNLIIAQRLARRLCSNCKTPADLPREALLDAGFREDELAEVNVHAPKGCDQCTDGYKGRVGIYQVMPVSREIGRIIMEGGNSMDVAAQAEKDGINDLRRSGLNKVRDGLTSLEEVNRVTID